A single Defluviitalea saccharophila DNA region contains:
- a CDS encoding MIP/aquaporin family protein translates to MSTFLAELVGTMCLILLGDGVVANVILKKTKGGNSGWIVITWGWACAVLIPAMIFGGISGAHFNPALTIALAAIGNFPWADVPMYIIAQMIGAMIGAALVWIQYLPHWAETEDQGTKLGVFCTGPAIRSYGANLISEIIGTFALVFFILGLGTVDMAPGLGTYIVGLVILSIGVSLGGTTGYAINPARDLGPRIAHAILPIAGKGDSDWSYAWVPVVGPIIGALLGAFFFAAIF, encoded by the coding sequence ATGTCAACTTTTCTAGCAGAATTAGTAGGTACCATGTGTCTTATTCTTCTTGGGGATGGCGTAGTTGCAAACGTAATACTTAAAAAGACTAAAGGCGGTAACTCCGGTTGGATCGTAATCACTTGGGGTTGGGCTTGTGCAGTACTTATCCCTGCAATGATATTTGGCGGCATTAGTGGCGCTCATTTTAATCCTGCACTTACTATCGCATTAGCTGCTATTGGTAATTTCCCATGGGCAGACGTACCAATGTATATCATTGCACAAATGATTGGAGCAATGATAGGGGCAGCTCTTGTTTGGATTCAATATCTTCCTCACTGGGCTGAAACAGAAGATCAAGGAACAAAACTCGGCGTATTCTGTACCGGACCTGCAATTAGAAGCTATGGAGCTAACTTAATATCCGAAATCATAGGTACTTTTGCATTAGTATTCTTTATCTTAGGGTTAGGAACAGTTGATATGGCTCCTGGTTTAGGAACATATATTGTTGGTCTTGTAATTTTATCCATTGGTGTATCTCTTGGAGGAACTACAGGATATGCTATTAATCCAGCCAGAGACTTAGGTCCTCGTATTGCTCATGCAATCCTTCCTATAGCTGGTAAAGGCGATTCTGATTGGAGTTATGCTTGGGTTCCTGTAGTAGGACCGATCATCGGTGCATTACTGGGTGCATTCTTCTTCGCTGCGATATTCTAA
- the glpK gene encoding glycerol kinase GlpK, with the protein MGKYVIALDQGTTSSRCILFNEKGLIQSVSQKEFTQIYPKAGWVEHDPMEILSTQIEVTKEAMEKLNVTAEDIAAIGITNQRETTVVWNKNTGKPVYNAIVWQCRRTSEFCDELKAEGFDKKIREKTGLIVDAYFSGTKVKWILDNVPGAREEAEKGNLLFGNIDTWLIWNLTKGKVHVTDYSNASRTMLFNIHTLEWDKEILERLNIPASMLPEAKPSSFVYGYTDPEILGGEIPISGAAGDQQAALFGQACFNPGTAKNTYGTGCFLLMNTGEKAVTSKNGLLTTIAWGVDGKVEYALEGSIFIAGAAIQWLRDELKIIEKASDSEPLAESVEDTNGVYVVPAFVGLGAPYWDQYARGTIVGLTRGVKKEHLIRATLESLAYQTSDVLKAMEEDSGITLKALKVDGGACANNFLMQFQADVLGVQVDRPEVIETTALGAAYLAGLAVGYWKDKEDISKNWAISRSFTPNMDDSRRTELLNGWKAAVNRSLGWAN; encoded by the coding sequence ATGGGTAAGTATGTTATCGCCTTAGACCAAGGCACCACCAGTTCCAGATGTATTCTTTTTAACGAGAAGGGATTAATTCAAAGTGTGTCTCAAAAAGAGTTCACCCAAATCTATCCCAAAGCAGGTTGGGTTGAACATGACCCGATGGAAATCTTGTCTACACAGATTGAAGTTACTAAAGAAGCTATGGAAAAACTTAATGTTACAGCAGAAGATATTGCTGCAATAGGAATTACGAACCAGAGAGAAACAACCGTTGTATGGAATAAGAATACTGGAAAACCCGTTTACAATGCAATCGTATGGCAATGCAGAAGAACTTCCGAATTCTGCGATGAATTAAAAGCTGAAGGTTTTGATAAAAAAATAAGAGAAAAAACAGGACTTATAGTTGATGCATACTTCTCAGGAACAAAAGTAAAATGGATTCTTGATAACGTACCAGGAGCAAGAGAAGAAGCAGAAAAAGGCAATTTATTATTTGGAAATATAGACACTTGGCTCATTTGGAATTTAACCAAAGGAAAAGTTCATGTAACCGATTATTCCAACGCATCCAGAACGATGCTCTTTAACATTCATACCTTAGAATGGGATAAAGAAATCCTTGAAAGATTGAACATACCAGCTTCCATGCTTCCAGAAGCTAAACCATCAAGCTTTGTATATGGTTATACAGATCCTGAAATCCTTGGCGGAGAAATTCCTATTTCCGGAGCTGCCGGAGACCAACAGGCTGCATTATTTGGTCAGGCTTGTTTCAATCCAGGAACCGCAAAAAATACTTATGGAACAGGTTGTTTCTTACTCATGAATACTGGAGAAAAAGCAGTTACATCCAAGAACGGTCTGCTTACAACTATTGCTTGGGGAGTAGATGGAAAAGTTGAATACGCCCTTGAAGGAAGTATCTTTATAGCTGGAGCAGCTATTCAATGGCTAAGAGACGAATTAAAAATTATTGAAAAAGCATCTGATTCAGAGCCACTTGCTGAATCTGTTGAAGACACAAACGGTGTATATGTAGTACCTGCGTTCGTTGGATTAGGAGCACCATACTGGGATCAATATGCAAGAGGAACTATCGTAGGTCTTACAAGAGGAGTTAAAAAAGAACATCTTATAAGAGCAACCTTAGAATCCTTAGCATATCAAACCAGTGACGTATTAAAAGCAATGGAAGAAGATTCCGGAATTACCCTTAAAGCCTTAAAAGTTGATGGAGGAGCTTGTGCAAATAACTTCTTAATGCAATTCCAAGCTGATGTATTAGGTGTTCAGGTAGACAGACCTGAAGTTATTGAAACCACTGCATTAGGAGCAGCTTATCTTGCAGGCCTTGCAGTTGGATATTGGAAAGATAAAGAAGATATTTCAAAGAACTGGGCAATTTCAAGAAGCTTTACTCCAAACATGGATGACAGCAGAAGAACAGAATTATTAAATGGATGGAAAGCAGCTGTAAACAGATCCTTAGGTTGGGCTAATTAA
- a CDS encoding glycerol-3-phosphate responsive antiterminator: protein MSHFEMLLADNPIVGAIRNDEDLDLICKSTIKIVFVLYGSILSIKRINDTLKEKDKIVFIHLDMLEGIKSDQKGVEFIKEVINPYGIISTKGITLKHAANLGMFTIQRIFMLDTLSFDTGIKSVHTFSPDAVEVLPGIAAKAIETLGKEITQPIIAGGLIKTKKDAINALSAGAKAISTSCSELWEFEEMSL, encoded by the coding sequence ATGAGTCATTTTGAAATGCTTTTGGCAGATAATCCAATAGTAGGCGCTATAAGAAACGACGAAGATCTTGATTTAATATGCAAAAGCACGATAAAAATTGTATTTGTACTTTATGGCAGCATTTTAAGTATTAAGAGAATTAATGATACGCTTAAGGAAAAGGATAAAATTGTATTTATTCATCTCGACATGCTTGAGGGTATAAAGTCTGATCAAAAGGGTGTGGAATTTATTAAAGAAGTAATTAACCCTTACGGTATTATATCCACCAAGGGCATAACCCTCAAGCATGCTGCTAATTTAGGGATGTTTACAATACAGAGAATATTTATGCTGGATACCCTTTCTTTTGATACCGGGATAAAAAGTGTTCATACTTTTTCTCCAGATGCTGTTGAAGTGCTTCCTGGAATAGCAGCCAAAGCAATAGAAACTTTAGGAAAAGAAATCACTCAGCCAATTATAGCGGGGGGGCTTATAAAAACTAAGAAAGATGCTATAAATGCACTGAGCGCAGGGGCTAAAGCTATTTCAACTTCTTGTTCAGAGCTTTGGGAGTTTGAAGAAATGAGTCTTTAA
- a CDS encoding DUF1667 domain-containing protein, whose protein sequence is MEKRELTCIGCPMGCTLLIELDENDQIRVTGNACKIGETYAIKECTNPTRIVTTTVKVRGGKHPTVSIKTDKDIPKDKIFDCIKALKDLTVDAPINVGDIIYENILGTGVNMVATRKIESC, encoded by the coding sequence ATGGAAAAAAGAGAGCTCACCTGTATCGGATGTCCTATGGGCTGCACCTTACTGATAGAACTAGATGAAAATGATCAAATAAGAGTAACCGGTAACGCCTGTAAAATCGGCGAAACATATGCTATTAAAGAATGCACGAATCCTACAAGGATTGTAACCACTACGGTTAAAGTTAGGGGAGGAAAACACCCTACTGTTTCCATAAAAACCGATAAGGACATTCCAAAAGATAAAATCTTTGATTGTATAAAAGCGTTAAAGGATTTAACCGTTGATGCACCTATTAATGTAGGAGACATTATATATGAAAACATCTTAGGCACAGGGGTTAATATGGTGGCTACAAGAAAAATAGAAAGTTGTTAA